The following nucleotide sequence is from Synechococcus sp. CBW1004.
CCGGCCCTGGCGGTGGTGGGCGACATGAAGCCGCGCGAGCTGCTGATCGGCCTCACCCTGCTGGTGCCGACCCTGACGATCGGCTTCTGGCCCCGCATCGCCATCGACTTCTACCAGGCGGGCACCGATGCGCTCTCCAGTGAGCTGAGCCAGGTGACTGTGCAGGCTCTCGCCCAGCTGCCGCTCATCGGCTGAGTGCTCTCGCTGGGCTGTTGGCGCCAGCGTGCAGCGCTTCTGTGGGGCTTCACTCTGTGCGGCAACCCTTCGCTTGAGCGCCTGATCCGATGCCTGCGGTCGAGTCCGCAGGTTCAGGGGAACGCGTGATGGAACCTCCAGGCTCAGGCACCGGCTGAGAGGTTCGGTGGAGCGCACCGGCTGGACCGCCGCAGGCGGCCCTGATCGGCTGGAATGGGCTGATCCCGTCTTCGTTCCTGATGGCTGTGTCCACCGCGCCGCGTCCGCCCCTGCTGCAGGGAGAGGGGTTGCCGCCGTTCGAGGCGATCACGCCGGAGCAGGTGAGCGATCACATCCCTGAGCTGCTGGAGGATCTGGAGGGCGAGCTGGCCGGCCTGGAGACCCGTCTGGAGGCTGCGCTGAGCGAGCAGCGGCCGCTGGGCTGGCAGGAGGTGATGGAGCCCTTGCAGCGGCTGGAGGAGCGGCTGCGCTGGAGCTGGGGGGTGGTGAGCCACCTGCATGGGGTGTGCGACACCCCGGAGCTGCGCGAGGCCCATGCCAGCCAGCAGGCGCGGGTGGTGAGCTTCGGCAATCGCAGCGGCCAGAGCGCCGTGCTGCATGCGGCGCTGCTGAACCTCAAACAACAGGGCGGCCTCGATGCCACCCAGCTCCGCATCGTCGAGAGCGAGCTGCGCCACATGGAGCTGCGCGGCGTGGCGCTCAAGGGAGAGGAGCGCGAGGCGTTCAACGCCACCAGCCAGGAGCTGGCGAAGCTGTCGACCGATTTCGGTAACCGGGTGCTGGATGCCACCAACGGCTGGACGCTGCTGCTGCAGGATCCGGCCGAGGTGGAGGGGCTTCCCCAGAGCCTGCGGGAGCTGCTGGCCCAGGCCGCCCGCGATGGCGGCGAGGAGGGCGCCACGGCGGAGAGCGGCCCCTGGCTGCTGGGCCTGGATTTCCCCCGCTTCGGGCCGTTCCTGCAGTACAGCCAGCGCCGCGATCTGCGCGAACGCCTCTACAAGGCTCACGTGAGCCGGGCTTCAGGAGAGGCCAACACCGCCAGCTCCGCTGACGCGCAACACCCCAATGAAGCCGCCTCTGGCGGCAACTGGCCGGTGATCGAGCGGATCCTGACCCTGCGCCGCGAGCAGGCCAGGCGCCTCGGCTATGCGAACTGGGCGGAGGTGAGCCTGGCCTCGAAGATGGCTGAATCGGAAGCAGAAGTGGAGCGGCTGCTGGAGGATCTACGGGCTGCAGCCCACCCGATCGCCCAGGGGGAACTCGACGACCTGCGGGCTCTGGCCGCCCGCCACAACGCCGCGGAAGCGGCTGATCTGCAGCCGTGGGATGTGAGTTTCTGGGCGGAGAAGCTGCGGCAGGAGCGCTTTGAGCTTGACAGCGAGAAGCTGCGGCCCTGGTTCCCGCTGCCGCGGGTGCTCGAGGGGTTGTTCGGGCTGTGCGACCGGCTGTTCGACATCCGTATCGAGGCGGCCGATGGCGAGGCGCCGGTGTGGCATCCGGATGTGCGCTTCTTCCGCATCAATGACAGCTCCACGGGTGAGCCGCTGGCGGCCTTTTATCTGGATCCCTACAGCCGGCCGGGCAGCAAGCGCGGCGGCGCCTGGATGGATGAATGCCTGGTGCGCAGCCACCGCCCCGATGGCACACCGGTGCTGCCGGTGGCCTATCTGATCTGCAACCAGAGCCCGCCGGTGGGTGAGACCCCGAGCCTGATGACCTTCGGGGAGGTGGAGACGCTGTTCCACGAGTTCGGCCATGGCCTGCAGCACATGCTCACCACCGTGGAGCGTCCCCAGGCGGCGGGGATCAACAACGTCGAGTGGGATGCGGTGGAGCTGCCCAGCCAGTTCATGGAGAACTGGTGCTATGACCGCTCGACGCTGCTGGGCATGGCGCGCCACTGGCAGACGGGTGAGCCGCTGCCCGAAGAGGAGTTCGCCAAGCTGCAGGCGGCGCGCACCTTCATGGCCGGCGCCGCGACGCTGCGACAGGTGCATTTCGCGCTCACCGATCTACGGCTGCACAGCCAGTGGACGCCGGACTGCGGCAAGACGCCCGAGCAGCTGCGCCGCGAGATCGCCCAGACCACTACGGTGCTGGAGCCGATCGAGGAGGACGCCTTCCTGTGCAGCTTCGGCCACATCTTTGCCGGGGGTTATGCGGCGGGGTACTACTCCTACAAGTGGGCCGAGGTGCTCAGCGCCGATGCCTTCAGCGCCTTCGAGGAGGTGGGCCTGGAGAACGAGGAGGCGATCCGCGCCACCGGCAGGCGCTTCCGCGACACGGTGCTCAGCCTGGGCGGCAGCCGCCATCCGAGCGAAGTTTTTGAGCAGTTCCGCGGCCGGGGGCCGAGCGCTGAGGCGCTGATTCGGCACAGTGGTTTGGTGGGGGCGGGGTAGGGTAATTAGCCCCTGCCGAGGCGAAACATCTGGGCCCTGCTACTGGCCGGTAGCAGGGCATCAGTGACGTCAGGCTCGTTCTGGCGCCTGTGAAGAGACACTGAAGTGCTGTCGCCTCGAGTCAGTCCTTGAATTTCTCGAAATAGGTGGGATCCACGTCATAGACCGTGCGTTTGATCACGCCCAGCTCAACTTTCTGGAACATCTCAACCAATTTGTCACCGTCGACAAGTTCCACCTGAGGTGCACCTTCTCGGTTCGCTTCTTGGACGGCTGCATTGCTGAAGCCTGATGTGGTGATGATGATCCCTTTCTCGGCTCGCCCCAGCATGGAGTTGCGGAAATCGCCAACCTGTGCGCGCGAGACAAGGTTCCCCTTGGCATACCGCTTGCACTGAAACAGCACCTTGAAGCTTACAAAGGGGTTGATCTCCAATGTTCCGTAGCCATCGATGCCTCCATCAGCAGAGCCACCCGTCACTTCAACATTCTCAAAGCCTGATTCCCTCAGCAGTTCTCTGCAGACCTTCTCAAAGCCTGTTGGGCTGATGGACCTCAGGGTGCTCAGAAGATCAAGAGTCTCTTCTTCTGTCGAAGTCTCTGGAGTTGCCCCATGTGCTGCCAGCTCCTCTCCGTTTTCCTGAGCATCTCGCTTCTGTTTGCGATTCTCGGCATGGATAGAAACCCATTTCAGGAAGATCGCTCTTGCCTCCCTTTCGTCAAGATGAGCACTGCGCCCTTTCTCTGTCAGTGTCCAGGTCCCATGCTTCGACGAATCGAGCAATCCTTCCCACACCAGGTACTGTCTGGCCCAGGCAACCTGATTGTGAAACTTGCTGCCTCCAGACTTGAGCGTCTGATCCAGTAGATCATCTGGGAGGTTGAGGTTTCTAGCGATTCGCGCAGACACTTCTCTTGGCCGGCCCGAGTCGCCGAGATCGCGCAGGGCATTCAGCAGGGGGCCGAACCAGCGAATGAACTCAGCTTGGGCTTTCTTGGACATTGATGGCTGTATGCAGTAGCAGTTTGGATGAGACCTGGCGGTTTTCTCTTATATTGCTAGAGCTGGCCATCGCCTGCTCGCAAAGAACTGCGGGCTTCCGGTCTCTGTGGGCTCACTAAATTGTAGGAAGCGAGCCAGGTGTATGGCAGGGTTGGAAAGTGCTCTCGGCCTTCAGCGGGAACCTTTCTGGGTGGCGTATCGACTCGACAGACAAGTCAACATCTAGATCAGGCCAATAAAGATGATCCGAGGTCGGACGCAGCACGTTAAGGATCTGCTGAATGGTTGCCGCTTTAAACCAGGGGAACTCTGAATATGGAAGCGCCAGCTCTTCATCATCGATAAGCATCCAGACGCAATGTCCAGAGACATTCGTGACCTCAGCCGCAAAAGTGATTGTTCCAGGCATCGATGATCTCCTGTTGGCGTGTCTCGACCAAGCGCTCTGCTTCTTTGATCCTCTGTGAGCTTAGCCCGATGTTGCGAGCGAGTTCAACGGTTGGGCTGAGCCAGAACTTCGCCTCACCATCAGGATGACTGACATGGATGTGAGGTCGACTCTCCTCCCGTGAGAAGAAGAAGAAGCGAAATTCGCCATCTCTGAAGACGGTTGGTGACAAGTTAAGTACTGAAGCCCTGTCTCAGCATAGCCGCGCCTGTAGTGGCTGTCCGCATCTTTTCCGCTAGTCATTGGACGGTTCCGTGAATTACCTCGGCCCCCGAGTCCACTCCCAAGAACAGCGAATCGCCCAAGGGCAGGATCTTTGGAGCTGCCAGTCAGGGCAGGGCTTTGAGGGTGATTCTCCTAAGAGCCGGAGCGTGTCAGCGGGTCTGAGAACCACTGGTACACCATGCGACGCAAAGTCGGCTGGACTTCTTGACCCGGGTTGCCCCCAGTTGAGCGCATGGGCCCAGACCATGATGGTGCGCACGTCCTTGTGGTCGAGTGGCTCCTGGTTCGTCTGCATGTCCTGGCCTCGCTTCAGTAGAGGGGTGGCCGACGAATGGCGAAACGTGTGGGAGCTGTACGCCCAGTTCACCCCCCAGGCCCCTCCCCCAGGCTGAGGGCCTCCAGATACAGCCATTCGCCGGCCTCGCCACGCCCGAACCGGGAACACTCCCGCAACATCCCCTCTCGCCCCTCGCGATCGCGCCAGCGGGCCTCAAAGGTGATAGTGCCGTGTGAATCGAGCGGGCCACCGTTCTGGGTTTCGAGCACAGAGAGCCCGATCCACTGGAGGCTGCGGGTGCTGGCCTTCAGGCCCTGCCGACGCTCCGCCTCGCTCTGGCCGGGTTCGGGATGGGTGCGCAGCAGATGATCGATCGCCTGGGGATCCCTGGTCGCCAGGGCGAAGGCGCTGTAGCGCGAGCGCATCAGCTGCTCGGCTGTGCCTGCCAACTGTCCGCCTGCAATCAAGGGCCCGCAGCAGCTGGCGTAGACACCACCGCCACAGGGGCAGGCCGCGCAATGCGAGGCGGAGGGGCGGCCGAAGCCCTGGGCTGATCTGGCAGCTGAGGGCATGGGTGGGGATCGGAAGCCCCAGTCTGAGGCGCTGCAGACTTTGGCCCACGAAGGCCGACGTCGTGATTGACGCCTGATGCACCAGCGATGCCCAGCACGACAAGGCCCATGTGGAACGGCTCGCGTTCTGCCGGGCGGTCATGGTCCACAGCCCGGCCTGCCCCTCCGCGGTTTCGTGCGGTGTGTCGCCGGGGGGTGTTCAGCCGATGTGGTCCTGCTTGCGCCGCGATGGAGGCAGCCGCGTGGCGCTGTTCAGCTCAGGGTCATAACCCGAACAGCCAGCCCACCAACAACAGGATCGCCGCCGTGATGGTCAGCAGCGGGGGAACCACCATCAGCAGCGCGATGCCGACCAGCGGTGCGATCACCAAGCGCAGCAGACGACGTTGCCAACCCTTCAAGGTGATCTGTCACCGTCTGCATCCTGCCAGTGCATCATTGATGATCACATACGGAAGGCGCACCGCAACGGAGATCGGAGGAAAGGCCGCTGGAAAGGAGCCTGCCGACGCACCGGTGATCGTGTCGATGCAGATCAAGGTTTCAGGTCGTCCGGCGCGTGGGCGCAGGCAGGCCGTGACAAGCTCGGAGAACACGCCAGCCATGTAGGCACCAAGAGCGATGCCTCCAGAGCAGTTCAGTGTCACCGGGATGGGGCCTGCCTGCATCGTTGACCTGATCCGCTGTTGCCAGTGTGCCCAGCGGACGGCTTGTTGTCAGCTCAGGTGCTCTTGGTTTCTGAACAGGCCTGGCTTCAGATCTTCCGTGTATCGGTCTAATGATCTCTGAGATTATGCGCATCACCCCTTATGCCGGGGTTCCATTCCTCGCCTCGGCTGCGCGATGCGCTCACTCCCGCAGCAGCTCCCGCACCAAAGGCTCCAGGCAGGCGGGTTCGGCCAGCAGTCGGTCGTGGCGCAGGCCCAGCAGGGGGTGGCTGGGGCCCACGGGCAGCACCGCCCTCCAGCCGGGCACCACGGTGAGATCGAGCGGACAGTAAAAGCTGGTGCACTCGATCCGCCGCAGTGGTTCGAGATCGCTGTCGAGGCGTTGCAGCAGCGGACTGCCGGGCTTCATGTCGGCCACCCCCGCCAGAAGCCGCCTCGGCCAGGGCAGGGCCGTGAGCGTGCCCTGATGGGGGCTGGCCACGCTGGTGAAGCGGCGCGTGCGCCTCCAGCCCCCAAGCAGCTGGATCCAGATGCGGGCGATCACGCCACCCATCGAGAAGCCCAGCAGATCGAGCTGTCGCTCGCTGCCTAAGGCGGCCTCGATCTGCTGGTCCAGCTGCTCCGCGAGTTGCAGCAGCGGCGTCCAGCCGAGGCCATGGGGCAGATGGGGCACCAGCTGCGGTTGGCGGCGACTGCCCAGCTGGGCCTGCAGGTGCCGGAACAGGCGAGGGGTATCCCACAGGCCATGCACCAGCACCAGCGGCACGGATCCAGCGACGCTGTCGCGCTCATAGCCGGCCATGCC
It contains:
- a CDS encoding restriction endonuclease, producing MSKKAQAEFIRWFGPLLNALRDLGDSGRPREVSARIARNLNLPDDLLDQTLKSGGSKFHNQVAWARQYLVWEGLLDSSKHGTWTLTEKGRSAHLDEREARAIFLKWVSIHAENRKQKRDAQENGEELAAHGATPETSTEEETLDLLSTLRSISPTGFEKVCRELLRESGFENVEVTGGSADGGIDGYGTLEINPFVSFKVLFQCKRYAKGNLVSRAQVGDFRNSMLGRAEKGIIITTSGFSNAAVQEANREGAPQVELVDGDKLVEMFQKVELGVIKRTVYDVDPTYFEKFKD
- a CDS encoding M3 family metallopeptidase, whose amino-acid sequence is MAVSTAPRPPLLQGEGLPPFEAITPEQVSDHIPELLEDLEGELAGLETRLEAALSEQRPLGWQEVMEPLQRLEERLRWSWGVVSHLHGVCDTPELREAHASQQARVVSFGNRSGQSAVLHAALLNLKQQGGLDATQLRIVESELRHMELRGVALKGEEREAFNATSQELAKLSTDFGNRVLDATNGWTLLLQDPAEVEGLPQSLRELLAQAARDGGEEGATAESGPWLLGLDFPRFGPFLQYSQRRDLRERLYKAHVSRASGEANTASSADAQHPNEAASGGNWPVIERILTLRREQARRLGYANWAEVSLASKMAESEAEVERLLEDLRAAAHPIAQGELDDLRALAARHNAAEAADLQPWDVSFWAEKLRQERFELDSEKLRPWFPLPRVLEGLFGLCDRLFDIRIEAADGEAPVWHPDVRFFRINDSSTGEPLAAFYLDPYSRPGSKRGGAWMDECLVRSHRPDGTPVLPVAYLICNQSPPVGETPSLMTFGEVETLFHEFGHGLQHMLTTVERPQAAGINNVEWDAVELPSQFMENWCYDRSTLLGMARHWQTGEPLPEEEFAKLQAARTFMAGAATLRQVHFALTDLRLHSQWTPDCGKTPEQLRREIAQTTTVLEPIEEDAFLCSFGHIFAGGYAAGYYSYKWAEVLSADAFSAFEEVGLENEEAIRATGRRFRDTVLSLGGSRHPSEVFEQFRGRGPSAEALIRHSGLVGAG
- a CDS encoding tyrosine-type recombinase/integrase, with amino-acid sequence MAVSGGPQPGGGAWGVNWAYSSHTFRHSSATPLLKRGQDMQTNQEPLDHKDVRTIMVWAHALNWGQPGSRSPADFASHGVPVVLRPADTLRLLGESPSKPCPDWQLQRSCPWAIRCSWEWTRGPR
- a CDS encoding YchJ family protein, whose amino-acid sequence is MPSAARSAQGFGRPSASHCAACPCGGGVYASCCGPLIAGGQLAGTAEQLMRSRYSAFALATRDPQAIDHLLRTHPEPGQSEAERRQGLKASTRSLQWIGLSVLETQNGGPLDSHGTITFEARWRDREGREGMLRECSRFGRGEAGEWLYLEALSLGEGPGG
- a CDS encoding DUF2442 domain-containing protein, which translates into the protein MPGTITFAAEVTNVSGHCVWMLIDDEELALPYSEFPWFKAATIQQILNVLRPTSDHLYWPDLDVDLSVESIRHPERFPLKAESTFQPCHTPGSLPTI
- a CDS encoding triacylglycerol lipase; translation: MAGYERDSVAGSVPLVLVHGLWDTPRLFRHLQAQLGSRRQPQLVPHLPHGLGWTPLLQLAEQLDQQIEAALGSERQLDLLGFSMGGVIARIWIQLLGGWRRTRRFTSVASPHQGTLTALPWPRRLLAGVADMKPGSPLLQRLDSDLEPLRRIECTSFYCPLDLTVVPGWRAVLPVGPSHPLLGLRHDRLLAEPACLEPLVRELLRE
- a CDS encoding patatin-like phospholipase family protein, encoding MQAGPIPVTLNCSGGIALGAYMAGVFSELVTACLRPRAGRPETLICIDTITGASAGSFPAAFPPISVAVRLPYVIINDALAGCRR
- a CDS encoding DUF4160 domain-containing protein — protein: MSPTVFRDGEFRFFFFSREESRPHIHVSHPDGEAKFWLSPTVELARNIGLSSQRIKEAERLVETRQQEIIDAWNNHFCG